DNA from Toxoplasma gondii ME49 chromosome X, whole genome shotgun sequence:
AGCTTCGCACCCAAGTCGAGTCCAGAGAAACTCGTTTCGTCGTGACATTTTTCTCCATCGAGCGTTTTCTCGAAATTTGCAGGCGACAGGACTCCGCCCGTTCCACACCGAAACGTGACTTTGTTTGCCCCGGATTTGAGGGTGACTTCCGGCAAAGTCTGGCCGAACGTGCACTCCTCTGACagaacaaggaaagaaaggaaggttCGATCTGCATTTCCAAGCCGAAAAATAAATTAATGGAGCGTCCGGGAGAACACAAACAGGCACATGGCAAGCATGCCATACACTGACGCACTCTATTCTAAAGAGGAAGTCAGTGgatgagaaagagacggagcCAAAACAGAAAATATGAAGATGGTGAGGTGAGCGACTGTAAGATGAAGGAACAATTCACTATCGCTGCCTGAAATGACTTCAAACATGGAAGAAGTATCCGTGGATCGACAGCTCCTCCCGCTAAGGTCATTCCACGGGAGCTCTTTGAGAAGAGTCGTAACGCTTATTTATTTTTAGCACAGCACTCTGCTAGTGAAGGATGGCTATACTACGAGAACACGGGAACCCACGGCGGTTGTGTTTGTCCGGCAAGAGTCCCAGGATATCTAAATGTTCATTTTGTTCTAAATTAGGTTTTATTCCATCACATCTGAACAGACAACTGATCACTCAAGCGTAGCTACGTTTCACAAGGCAGCGGTCACGTGACTCCGGACTCACTTTCTGATTCATTGGAGAAGAGTTGTGAGCCGTGGACAGCAAGTTGAAACGTGCAAGTTGTTGTCGGCTGGGCAGACGGCGTTTCTGTGCCTGTTTTGAACGTTGATTCAGGCTGTGACACCTCTATGGACCTGCACTGGAGATAGAGGGTTTGTGATTGACTCGGTTGTTTGTTCACTGTGAACGTGTACACCTTCTCTTTGCCGCCCTCTTCCTGGCGGAGTTCTGCAGTTTCTGcagcctcttctttctgtggaTCACTTTTTTCTTCAAGCGTCCATCCTTCAATTGAGGCGAGGATTTTTGTGCAGGTCGAGTCCTCGCAATACTGTGCGGAGGAGGCGTCCCCTTTCACCTTCGGAAACAAAGCCGAACCAGCCGGACACTTGATCAACTGAGAAAGCTTATCCTTTGAGAGAGATAGTGGAACAAATCTGGGTTCTGTGTCGCCACAGGAAACTGCAGCTTCCTCAGCGGGGATCTGTACATCCAACTCGGCTCCACATGCTGACAAGCAAACAAGCCCGACCGCAATCGTGGCGCATTGGAGGCGTCTCAAGCCCTGAAAACATCTAGCTATCTTGACCGACATTGTCGGAAAAGGGGAAACTCTTGCGGAAATTTGTTGATAGGGGAGACACTGCTCTCCTGAAGAAAACGGGTCCCAGGCTGGTGTCTTGACTATCCATGAAATGACCTTCTACACTGCTTGCAAGGGATTCGGCACAATTCAAAACCCCATCACACGAatcaagagaaaaaacaaaattGACTCAAAGAAGCATAAATGAAATGGGACTTTGACGTGAATACTTCTGCATAAAGTCCCACCTGCCCTAGAGGCGTGTCCTCCAAGACTCGTGCGAGTTGCAGACCCGAACAATGGGCAGAACTTCAAGATGTGTGCCGAAGCGCAGAAGGAAACCTGGGTCTCTCACCCCTGGTAACGTCAAGCGCGTAGCTGGCAGGTGGGTGCTCACTCTTGTACCAATATCAAGTTCGGGAAGAGGCATTTGATGAAGATAATCTTCGTGCAAAACGGCAAATGCCAAAGTGAAAAGGAAACCTGGCAAAAATGAGTCCTCTCTGTGACGAACTGCTCCAGCTGCAGGGGGCTGTGTCGCGGGTCGGGGGTACTGACTGCCAGCATTCACGCAAAGAAGCAAGTGAGCGCATTTCGAATTGGGATGAAGAGCAAGGGAATTATTCGGATTGAGAAGAGCACAAAGAGAAGTAGGATTAACTGGACTGCGTGCGGAGGAGGACAAGGTCGTAAAAGGGGTGTCTGCTCATGGTCAGTTGATGACGGCGTTCAATCGGAAACAATAACACTGTCAGAACCCCCGACACAACCGAACTACTTGTTTGAGGCGGACACCCTTTGGACTGCTTTGTCGGATTGAAGTGAACCCTTTCACATCCGCATCAGGCGACCTTGAGGTCAACGACGAAGGCTGTTCCACTCGTGCTCTAACACTGAGGAGAAGACATCTACCACCGTCATGGATTCAATCGGCTCTGACTACACGGAATAAGCGTGTGGCGTTCGAATGCGGAACACGTCGCTGTTGCCCCGATGTAGACAAATTGATACACAAAAAACATGCTCCTCTCACTGCAACAGATGTATGAAGCACGCTGTGGTTAAGATTTGCAAGTAATGCATTGGTGTGGAAGCTGGAACGCAGCACACGGCAGGACAACTCCGCAAGGGGACGGGAACCCGACACGGACGAGGACGTCGCCTTCGACGACTGTTGAAAAAGGTGTTCCACAGAGGTGAAATGGTCTGTGCCACAAAGTCACGCTCTTTTTCCTTGGTCGCCCTCCAAACTGAGGATGGAAGGGGGTATTCTGTGTGCCTAGTTGTTTCCGGATTAGAAGGAAACGTCGCCGTACGTGCGAACCGGTCTTTCAGATCCTTGAGAGACGTATCCGATGCAACTGAAATAGATGCTCGGGTGTATATGCATCCAACGACACTCCTTTCCTTACGGCAGCTAAAATCGAGGGATAGAGCCTGATGTAACGAGGTTGCCGTAGCATGCAAATCTGGTTCCCTTGTCTTCTAGCAGGAACCGCCACGAAACCCCTCACGACTAGAAAGTAAACTCTGCGGCACACGAGCACATCGTTGAGCAGCCGGTGAATAGTCTGTTGTCAGTGACCAGTGTCTAGCGTAGACTGCTCACAGAAATGCGCCTGTGATATGATTTGAAGAGTTCGTGTCTATAGTGAAAAGCCACCGCATGAGGCTAGGAAAATCACAGTCAGATCCATGCGTCAATTCATCGCGTCAGCAACCAAGCTTTCTACAAACGGATTCTGTCTTTCTGAAGATCCACGCACTGCTGAAGGGTAAACTGGTAACCGTGTACCAGAAGGGCTGGCACCGACAGTTGGCCTCATATCAAAACAGTCACAGAAGATCACCAAGAGGACTGTCTGCATTGGAAACGCGGGCAAATGTGTGCGCAACTTGGACACACCTCTAGCCTCGGAAGACAACACAAAACAGGGGCAAGCAGCACATACGCCAACCTCTTACAGCAGCATTAtttcgaagaagacgctTGATAGTACTGCCGTAACCCAAGCAAGGACAAGGCGTAGGCTTGCAGTGTACACGGCGAATGCAGAGCAGTTGCCCATTCGTGAGTGCGAACTACGAACTATCAAAGGAACAAACTTAGTCGGACGCTTTGGGTCGTTGCCAGAGTTCAATCAACGTATCACAAATTTGAGGAGCCTGAGAATCCATGGCGAAATTTGCCGAAACTCATGTGAGATGCCGTCTGCCGGTGGAGGCTATTTTCGGAAAAGGACATATCGATTGGACGACCAGTGAGCCGCGCGGAGACGCGCATAGCAATCATCCAACGGATTTGGTAATGGTCTATTTATACTTAGTGTTATGCAGTTCAGTCATGTTATTGTCGGAGCTATATTGGGTTTCTGTTCCCTATCTATCATTTAACATTGTGTAAATCCATACAGTAGAACTGCGATGTTCACGCTCATGGATTCAGTGCCCAGGACTATCTGGCGCTTAATAACGATTCCGTCTTCCAGCTTCCAAATAAACTACATATTAAAATGAGCGCATGTAATCTAGTCTAAAACACCACTCGTCACGTAACAAAAAGACGTTTTCAGATCGGTTGGTACAGGATATTAAACCTAATACTATTTAACCGAGTTAAATAAGACAGATTACTGAAtgtgactccagttatgagatacagacaaccatgttctttatgattgctgtacaccaccaccccactgaactgcttaagacagctaaGAGTGTTGGAGTCCGGTATCCTACCGGTATTCATGTTTGCTTGGAAGCTGTAGTCGTTAAAACTGTTGGTTTTTTACTGGAatcatattcagtatcctaggtactataatgtctctgtttactCGATATGAGTTATACCAATGTGGACACATAAGATCATTGAATATAACGGTATGCTCCTGAATGTAACGGTACAAGCTGTAAACAAAGGACTCCTTAACTTAAACTGAGAGGTCAATTAGGCCCTTGTGGTTTGAGCACTTGGTTGCATGCTGACAACTGTCAAACCAACTTGTCTTTGATCCACGTTGAAGAACAATTAGCGTGAATTTTTCGAGGGTAAACTTTCTGGGACAGGGAGGCGTTCGGACTGATGAAAGGGTCGATTGCTTCTGCTGACTGTGCCAGCTGACACAGTGAAGATTTTGTACCGTGCTTGTTTATTTGGGATGATTACCATACCATAATGCCTTGTgatattgaaatccaacaATTTCAACTGTCTCAAACCCTCCAGGGGAGTTTTCATACAACAATCAAAAAGAACTTGGTTTTATGTATCACATACCTGAAGTCATACTCAGTATCCTAGGCGCTTTTAGCACCACAAAACATGCTAGAAAATACCATTCAGATACGATCTAAAAAGATAGATGTAATATTAAGGAGTGGTGCCTGGATCCTCTCCACGCTGCTGCCGCATTTCAAGACTTCTCCCGTATCTGTCTTGGCGGGGTCCTTTGACAGCAACGAGTAATTGTTGCCAGTGGCACATCGTTGGCCTTCATCAACGGAGTGTCCTAGCACCTACAGaacctcgttttcttcaaaCAAAAAACGGTAAAACTCTCGGTGCTGCACACAGCAGCGCACACCTATCTAAAAACAGCATGCTCTGCTGTGTCCCTATCCCGCCCTTCAGTTTGCTTTTCGTCTCCGTATTCTcaaacatgcatgcgcttgtTTTCCGGTTTATGCCTTTGGAGAGCACCAGCTGATTTCCAGGAACCGTGATTGACGAAATTGGAGTGAGCAGAATAGAGCAGAAGCAAACAGTTTGGAAAAGGAGTCTGTGAGTGCATGCGTAAACAAGTGTGCCTCACCGCCATCGTTGTgaaagaggcagcagagcgTTTCGAGACTTCACCGTACGTGGATTCTTGCATCGACTCCATTAGAACTCTGCATTTTCGATATTTAGCATTCTTCTCCATCAGACgtgagacaaagagacgacAAATGCCAACGGCTcgcagaaggaaagcagTTCCAACGTGTTCTCGTCCCTTAGGTGAAATCAAGGTCGACACACTCTACACGTCCTTCAACTAgacaaagacacagacactgAATCAGTGAaagggagaggcagcaggTGACAGCCGGCAAGGAGAAAGCGTTTCTTGTGCTCCCTCCACATCATCGCGTTGCTGCAGTATCGGAGGAATAGCGAACTGGAAAGCAAGAAATCCACGCAGACGAGTAGAAGCGCCGCAAAACCCCATTCTTTCAGGACACGACAGGCTGTCTAAGGCGAgtccctcgtcctctcttctttcgcaccatctttgttttttccttgcttctttttccttcgtaGTTCTTTTATTGCGACgaccttctctttcgttgagaaaagaaggccgGCGCAACGAGGAGCCTACGCCTGGTGGTGCTTGGTTTACTGCGGCTCCTCAGCTCAtctcttcccccttttttTAGTGATTCACACTTCACCTGAACGACCGAAGATTTCTGTATTGAAATGAGACAGGAGATAGAATAATCTTTCTccagtcgaagaagagagcttGTGAACAAGGGAACGACCACCGTGGCACATTTTGCGCGACTGCATGCTCAGGTGTGAAGTTCTGCCAGATGCAGCAGAGGAGGGCACAAAAAAGCCAGCGCGCACACAAGACAAGACTGGCGGATGAAAAATGAGTCCAATTCCTTTTTTTTACCGGCAGCTTTCgatctctcttcatctcttctgttttcacCTCGTTTGTATTacttttttctcgacgcTCTTCCAACACTTTCACCAAGCGTAAAAAAGGGCGGTATTCTCGCTGACGCAGTCGTCGcatgtgtctcctcttgtttCAGCGCAGCTCTGTCCCTTTTTCAAACACCCActtcttctgtcgtttcttct
Protein-coding regions in this window:
- the SRS47D gene encoding SAG-related sequence SRS47D (encoded by transcript TGME49_275380~Gene product name based on ToxoDB Community Expert Annotation.~Signal peptide predicted by SignalP 2.0 HMM (probability 0.936) with cleavage site probability 0.536 at residue 32) gives rise to the protein MSVKIARCFQGLRRLQCATIAVGLVCLSACGAELDVQIPAEEAAVSCGDTEPRFVPLSLSKDKLSQLIKCPAGSALFPKVKGDASSAQYCEDSTCTKILASIEGWTLEEKSDPQKEEAAETAELRQEEGGKEKVYTFTVNKQPSQSQTLYLQCRSIEVSQPESTFKTGTETPSAQPTTTCTFQLAVHGSQLFSNESEKECTFGQTLPEVTLKSGANKVTFRCGTGGVLSPANFEKTLDGEKCHDETSFSGLDLGAKLVEGNSSITEATVPAYALEVSKFPTDSKHVKLCYKCGKPSATQKSPSVPSNKEVCTIIVNVVPNPKTEPEQEEEGTEDVKPGEQENQKPSASEAQDHPTHSFDIAGALLLSSVLLLNQTG